One window of the Candidatus Woesearchaeota archaeon genome contains the following:
- a CDS encoding V-type ATP synthase subunit I produces MLRPKGMKKVFVIAPNSFQARLINKLYSLKVLHIIEHSKSEKLDIGNPLQNAEALSDAVVKTRSIRSQLNSREFMLAVPDEGKKKKNKGKSAHDRHPGIGDDSGPSMQFASLESVISQINEIYESATKTIVSYRDIDQEIKKLNSLLLKAHTLKRLGISISNISHYETIAHFIGHADKQPDLVSEVRKLTSKSYIKSATSGQKAITAIFIDASQRSEILSLLEKYRFQGIDFSDLIAFTGGKEFDEKRISAQLKALTERKSGFEKKMVLARQKYGDYLGSAEKYLAREIEKAEAPLKFGMTDETSIISGWVPNDKVDDVVAEIKKLTGDKVYIEMRDAGHHDDIPIELKNPKFAQPFEILMHLFSLPKFTEIDPTFFLFLTFPLFFGFMLGDFGYGLTTLVLFMILKKFMPKFSGFFNILIFSSLATIGFGLVFGEFFGAEEVMGFHIPHLLSRGHQIMDLLAWAIIIGVIHINIGLIIGFANEWMHHGFLKAVEEKFSWILLEIAIAVGYLVSLWPGVAIGAVSIVLLWLGEGVKGLIEIPSIFSNILSYARLMAIGLASVKLAEVVNEFATEFIHQGGIYIFYAVLLLVVGHVINIALGIIGPFLHSLRLHYVEFFTKFFKGGGKEYIPFGREID; encoded by the coding sequence ATGCTTAGGCCAAAGGGCATGAAAAAAGTTTTTGTCATTGCTCCAAACAGCTTCCAGGCTAGGCTCATCAACAAGCTCTATTCTTTGAAGGTCCTGCATATAATTGAGCACTCCAAGTCTGAAAAGCTTGACATTGGCAATCCGCTTCAAAATGCCGAGGCTTTATCAGACGCTGTTGTCAAGACAAGGTCTATCAGGAGCCAGCTAAACAGCAGGGAATTCATGCTCGCTGTTCCGGATGAAGGCAAGAAAAAAAAGAACAAGGGCAAATCAGCCCATGACAGGCATCCAGGAATAGGTGATGATTCCGGCCCTTCCATGCAGTTTGCCTCACTGGAATCGGTCATTTCCCAAATCAATGAAATCTATGAAAGTGCCACAAAAACCATTGTCAGCTATCGGGACATTGACCAGGAAATAAAAAAATTAAACAGCCTTCTTCTGAAGGCGCACACACTGAAAAGGCTCGGAATAAGCATATCGAACATTTCGCACTATGAGACAATTGCCCATTTTATAGGGCATGCTGACAAGCAGCCAGACCTTGTGAGCGAGGTCCGCAAGCTGACATCCAAATCCTACATAAAATCAGCCACATCCGGGCAAAAGGCAATAACTGCAATTTTCATAGACGCGTCCCAAAGGTCTGAGATACTCTCGCTTCTGGAAAAGTACAGGTTTCAGGGCATTGATTTTTCCGACTTGATTGCTTTTACGGGCGGGAAGGAATTCGATGAAAAAAGGATTTCAGCGCAGCTCAAGGCATTGACAGAAAGGAAATCCGGCTTCGAAAAGAAGATGGTTTTGGCCAGGCAAAAATATGGCGATTATCTCGGGTCTGCTGAAAAATACCTGGCCCGGGAAATCGAGAAAGCCGAGGCACCCCTGAAATTCGGAATGACTGATGAGACCTCAATTATTTCCGGCTGGGTGCCCAATGACAAAGTTGATGATGTCGTAGCAGAAATCAAGAAGCTGACAGGGGACAAGGTTTACATTGAGATGCGCGACGCAGGACACCATGACGACATACCCATTGAGCTCAAGAATCCGAAATTCGCACAGCCATTTGAAATTCTCATGCACCTTTTTTCACTTCCAAAGTTTACGGAGATTGACCCGACTTTTTTCCTTTTCCTGACATTTCCGCTTTTCTTCGGATTTATGCTCGGGGATTTTGGCTACGGCCTGACAACCCTGGTGCTGTTCATGATTCTCAAGAAGTTCATGCCCAAGTTTTCAGGCTTTTTCAATATCCTGATATTTTCATCCCTGGCGACAATTGGCTTTGGCCTGGTCTTTGGGGAATTCTTCGGGGCCGAGGAAGTCATGGGATTCCATATCCCTCACCTTCTTAGCAGGGGCCATCAGATAATGGACTTGCTGGCATGGGCAATAATAATCGGGGTGATCCACATCAACATAGGGCTTATAATCGGGTTTGCCAATGAATGGATGCACCACGGGTTTTTGAAAGCTGTCGAAGAAAAATTCAGCTGGATTTTGCTGGAGATAGCAATTGCCGTTGGCTACCTTGTCTCGCTCTGGCCAGGCGTGGCAATAGGTGCTGTGTCAATCGTTTTGCTGTGGCTCGGCGAAGGCGTCAAAGGCCTGATAGAAATCCCCTCAATTTTCAGCAACATCCTTTCATATGCAAGGCTTATGGCCATAGGTCTCGCATCTGTGAAGCTGGCAGAAGTTGTCAATGAATTTGCAACAGAATTCATCCATCAGGGGGGCATTTACATCTTTTATGCCGTGCTTTTGCTTGTGGTAGGGCATGTTATCAATATTGCATTGGGCATCATCGGCCCCTTTTTGCATTCGCTCAGGCTCCACTATGTTGAATTTTTCACCAAATTTTTCAAGGGCGGAGGCAAGGAGTACATCCCATTTGGCCGGGAAATCGACTAG
- a CDS encoding mRNA surveillance protein pelota translates to MKIIHMNLKACEVKVRTENLDDLWYLSEMIDYGDLAKAKTLRKIKAQDKEQESKGAERRPIFLSIRVDNVEFHKYSDILRVSGTVDEATDEVPRGSHHTINVDQNTVLTLVKQSWPKYQLDRLQESAREKTPKILICIMDREEALFAALKKYGYDILSEFQGAVDKKVHGTLQKSSGDFYGEILKSMEDYDKRFDFDTIIVASPAFWKEEFSNYLKDHEIKRKIRTATCSSVTKNAIEEVLKRDELRKILQEDRISRETAFVESLMVEISRQGQAAYGLKEVRQAVESGAVETLLITDSHIRKSRESKLYAHTEKLMRQAESMNGKVMLISGEHEAGKKLDGLGGIGAILRYKLNY, encoded by the coding sequence ATGAAAATAATCCACATGAACCTCAAAGCCTGCGAAGTGAAGGTTCGCACTGAAAATCTTGATGACCTGTGGTATCTAAGCGAGATGATTGATTATGGCGATCTCGCCAAGGCAAAGACGCTCCGGAAAATCAAAGCGCAGGACAAAGAACAGGAGTCTAAAGGTGCAGAAAGAAGGCCGATTTTCCTTTCAATCCGTGTAGACAATGTTGAATTCCACAAGTACTCTGATATCTTGCGCGTTTCTGGCACAGTTGATGAGGCAACTGATGAAGTCCCGCGCGGCAGCCACCACACGATCAATGTCGACCAGAACACAGTCCTCACGCTTGTAAAGCAAAGCTGGCCCAAATACCAGCTTGACAGGCTGCAGGAATCAGCCAGGGAAAAGACCCCAAAAATCTTGATTTGCATCATGGACAGGGAGGAGGCATTATTTGCCGCCTTGAAAAAATATGGATATGACATCCTGTCCGAATTCCAGGGCGCTGTTGACAAAAAAGTCCATGGCACTCTCCAAAAATCATCAGGCGACTTTTATGGCGAAATCCTTAAGTCCATGGAAGATTATGACAAAAGGTTTGATTTTGACACAATTATTGTGGCAAGCCCTGCTTTCTGGAAGGAGGAATTTTCTAATTACCTCAAGGACCATGAAATCAAGAGGAAAATACGGACAGCAACCTGCTCTTCTGTTACCAAAAATGCAATAGAGGAAGTGCTGAAGCGCGATGAGCTCAGGAAAATTCTCCAGGAAGACCGCATCTCGCGCGAAACTGCCTTTGTTGAGTCACTTATGGTCGAAATATCAAGGCAGGGCCAGGCAGCCTATGGCCTTAAGGAAGTTAGGCAGGCTGTGGAATCTGGTGCAGTTGAAACGCTTCTGATTACTGATTCGCACATTAGAAAATCAAGGGAAAGCAAGTTATATGCCCACACAGAAAAATTAATGCGCCAGGCAGAAAGCATGAACGGCAAAGTAATGTTGATAAGCGGGGAGCACGAAGCTGGTAAAAAGCTCGATGGCCTGGGCGGCATTGGCGCAATTCTAAGGTATAAGCTGAACTATTAG
- a CDS encoding M23 family metallopeptidase produces MGDRLSAIKQNVSTKFSKAYSKVQQKASAFKDKASELKDKFSGNRGQGGNEQKIKLQTAGGGFAAGMGTALLGRMFSGSAKDSEVGKMWFWFALLVKHILIDGYYASLSGYGWYGAGWYENDTRSWFFSFIFFLAYWLLYMNNLKEKDEGFGFYAKTTVLSTMIFLLDNQVPQRMLAEMVAGNPTLATFFGPVYLYRFLFPWWAILVMYSSQNRFVQKARVIHAFLIVGVILLTMFNSDVPAAMSKWAGNIPGTLQDAESQSETKAGLTGWFKINYKRLRECIDTQNETACKLLGRPVSDAKKTAPTETTILQGGVDDKLSQDMILKLSASKNAAVNYWEKDIIASASLEAVAFNRDFDIGLVCGLVENNVYDNKSGEMNPNKVTVKYTNVIGTVELLTCKILKPYDLKKGVNSVYFRANVDNQLTLDSYIIAYFTREEDLNLEVDNYLSSKSALKEQFIATRASKGVAAAQREVYANLYKDLLSTDYPSGKVESKSEVSFIKAVVTMGDVPIIGIKPADQKTLINLQIAIENMVKGGKIKTVRNGALELPPWLTPVEGSCSILRDPITAGDGNSIYRLNENILKGIDWGTVKYGALEQKKLAPCTLEFTGDRNDENVLYNPSTLNPRVIYLKVGYDYEMEATGTLSVTPGDLSKSGIFYPPTEILTEKPVPSASPYNISDTFGLPGVGGRPREGVTIYAYPTARVNSATSGIVVQKGCTDWGGNFVRIRHESQYEFTYAHLNKTEVKVNDVVTAGQHIGEVGNTAGCIAKNPDGTTCDDLATDCGIPLKSLRYQLHFGIYDYSGGAPLKPYCALKKLYDSGYVC; encoded by the coding sequence ATGGGAGACAGGCTATCAGCAATCAAGCAAAATGTTTCTACTAAATTCAGCAAGGCATACTCCAAGGTTCAGCAAAAAGCGTCGGCTTTCAAGGACAAGGCTTCTGAACTAAAAGATAAATTCTCAGGGAATAGGGGGCAGGGTGGCAATGAGCAAAAAATCAAGCTCCAGACTGCTGGAGGCGGATTTGCGGCCGGCATGGGGACTGCATTGCTCGGCAGAATGTTCTCAGGCTCTGCAAAAGATTCTGAAGTTGGAAAAATGTGGTTTTGGTTTGCCCTGCTCGTAAAGCATATCCTTATTGACGGTTATTACGCTTCATTGTCAGGATATGGATGGTATGGAGCCGGATGGTATGAGAACGACACGCGCTCATGGTTTTTTTCGTTCATTTTCTTCCTTGCCTATTGGTTGCTGTACATGAATAACCTCAAGGAAAAAGATGAGGGATTTGGGTTTTATGCCAAGACTACAGTTTTGTCAACCATGATTTTCCTCTTGGACAACCAAGTGCCACAGAGAATGCTGGCAGAGATGGTAGCCGGCAATCCCACACTGGCTACTTTTTTTGGCCCCGTATACCTTTATCGTTTCCTTTTCCCATGGTGGGCAATTCTTGTAATGTATTCAAGCCAGAATAGATTTGTGCAGAAGGCAAGAGTTATACATGCTTTCCTGATTGTAGGGGTAATACTGCTGACCATGTTCAATTCAGATGTGCCTGCTGCAATGTCCAAATGGGCCGGGAACATCCCTGGCACACTCCAGGATGCTGAAAGCCAGTCCGAGACCAAGGCTGGATTGACAGGCTGGTTCAAGATAAATTACAAGAGGCTCAGGGAATGCATTGATACCCAAAATGAAACTGCCTGCAAGCTGCTGGGCCGCCCTGTCAGCGACGCAAAGAAAACAGCGCCTACAGAAACCACTATACTCCAAGGAGGCGTCGATGACAAGCTTTCCCAGGACATGATATTAAAGCTCTCTGCGTCAAAAAACGCTGCTGTGAATTACTGGGAAAAGGACATTATTGCCTCGGCGAGCCTGGAGGCTGTTGCATTCAACAGGGACTTTGACATTGGCCTTGTGTGCGGCCTTGTGGAAAACAATGTCTATGACAACAAGAGCGGGGAAATGAACCCGAATAAAGTCACTGTAAAATACACAAATGTTATTGGCACAGTTGAATTGCTGACATGCAAGATATTGAAGCCATATGACCTCAAGAAGGGAGTTAATTCAGTGTATTTCAGGGCCAATGTGGATAACCAGCTCACGCTTGACAGCTACATCATCGCATATTTTACAAGGGAGGAAGACCTGAATCTTGAAGTTGACAATTACCTGTCCAGCAAGTCAGCCTTGAAAGAACAATTCATTGCGACAAGGGCGTCCAAGGGAGTTGCTGCTGCGCAACGGGAAGTTTATGCCAATTTGTACAAGGACCTGCTTTCCACAGATTATCCAAGCGGAAAAGTTGAATCAAAATCAGAAGTGTCCTTCATCAAGGCAGTAGTCACAATGGGCGATGTGCCCATTATAGGCATCAAGCCAGCTGACCAAAAAACGCTGATAAACCTGCAGATTGCCATTGAAAACATGGTAAAAGGCGGAAAAATAAAAACAGTCAGGAATGGAGCCTTAGAGCTTCCGCCATGGCTCACGCCAGTTGAAGGCTCGTGCAGCATTTTGAGAGACCCAATTACGGCAGGGGACGGGAATTCCATATACAGGCTGAATGAAAACATCCTGAAAGGGATAGACTGGGGAACAGTCAAGTATGGGGCGCTTGAACAGAAAAAATTGGCTCCGTGCACCCTGGAGTTTACCGGGGACAGGAATGATGAGAATGTCCTTTACAACCCATCCACGCTGAATCCTCGAGTGATATACCTCAAAGTCGGCTATGATTATGAGATGGAAGCAACAGGGACATTATCTGTGACGCCAGGGGACCTTTCGAAATCCGGAATCTTCTATCCCCCAACTGAGATTCTGACAGAAAAGCCTGTGCCATCTGCCTCGCCATACAATATCTCTGATACTTTCGGGTTGCCTGGTGTCGGAGGAAGGCCGAGGGAAGGGGTCACCATCTATGCCTACCCTACTGCAAGGGTGAATTCTGCAACCAGCGGCATTGTCGTTCAAAAAGGCTGCACAGACTGGGGCGGAAATTTTGTCAGGATTAGGCATGAATCCCAGTATGAATTCACTTACGCGCATTTGAACAAGACTGAAGTGAAAGTCAATGACGTTGTGACCGCGGGGCAGCATATTGGCGAGGTCGGCAACACTGCTGGATGCATAGCCAAGAATCCCGATGGGACAACATGCGATGACCTGGCAACAGACTGCGGAATCCCGCTGAAATCATTGAGGTACCAATTGCATTTCGGGATTTATGATTATTCAGGAGGCGCGCCTTTGAAGCCTTACTGCGCACTGAAAAAATTATATGACTCAGGCTATGTTTGCTGA
- a CDS encoding replication factor C small subunit, protein MSSKEDKDKAENAIWTEKYRPKSFSEIVGQKEIVKRVKNFVKQKNMPHLLFAGPAGVGKTTLSLVVAHELYGDEWHQNFLELNASDERGIDVIRVKVKDFARTRAIGNVPFKIIYLDECDALTKEAQQALRRTMENYTHTCRFILSCNYSSKIIDPIQSRCTMFRFRTLDKPDVMEVIDNIAKSEKLHIDPKAKDVLFEVSEGDCRRLENIMQSCAAVADRLTEEVVYSLASVAKPREIKEILDLAVKNRFEDSRNKLLSTMQMYGLSGLDIIKQIQKEIWNLDIADRAKVELVDKCGEIEFRMVEGADEFVQLEALLAYFTLAKS, encoded by the coding sequence ATGAGCAGCAAGGAAGACAAAGACAAGGCTGAAAATGCCATCTGGACAGAAAAGTACAGGCCTAAGTCATTTTCTGAGATTGTAGGCCAGAAGGAAATAGTAAAACGCGTAAAGAACTTTGTCAAGCAGAAAAATATGCCGCACCTTTTGTTTGCCGGCCCCGCCGGGGTTGGGAAAACAACGCTTTCATTGGTTGTCGCGCATGAGCTTTATGGCGATGAGTGGCACCAGAATTTTCTGGAGCTCAATGCCTCGGATGAAAGGGGAATTGATGTCATCCGGGTGAAAGTCAAGGACTTTGCCAGGACAAGGGCTATCGGCAATGTGCCGTTCAAGATAATCTACCTTGATGAATGCGATGCCCTGACGAAGGAAGCCCAGCAGGCGCTGAGGCGCACAATGGAAAATTACACCCATACTTGCCGCTTCATCCTCTCCTGCAATTATTCAAGCAAAATCATTGATCCAATCCAGAGCAGGTGCACAATGTTCCGTTTCAGGACCCTTGATAAGCCTGATGTCATGGAGGTCATAGATAACATTGCAAAATCAGAAAAACTGCATATAGACCCGAAGGCCAAGGATGTCTTGTTTGAGGTTTCAGAAGGCGATTGCCGAAGGCTCGAGAATATAATGCAATCCTGCGCAGCAGTAGCAGACAGGCTGACAGAGGAAGTTGTCTATTCATTGGCTTCTGTAGCAAAACCCAGGGAAATCAAGGAGATACTGGACCTGGCTGTAAAGAACAGGTTTGAGGATTCGCGCAACAAGCTGCTCAGCACAATGCAGATGTATGGCCTTTCCGGGCTCGACATAATCAAGCAGATACAAAAGGAAATATGGAACCTTGACATAGCAGACAGGGCCAAGGTGGAACTGGTTGATAAATGCGGGGAAATTGAATTCAGGATGGTCGAAGGCGCAGATGAGTTCGTCCAGCTTGAAGCCCTTCTTGCTTATTTCACACTGGCCAAGTCATAA
- a CDS encoding PRC-barrel domain-containing protein: MEEKRFSKQLVGKTVVSKAGKRFGEVGDIIFEVKSGELIHLILTNPTPYADKLELEKDKQGNMLIPYSAVIASGDFLVIAEEDII; this comes from the coding sequence ATGGAGGAAAAGAGATTTTCCAAGCAGCTGGTCGGTAAGACAGTTGTCAGCAAGGCCGGAAAGAGATTCGGAGAAGTTGGCGACATTATTTTTGAAGTCAAGTCCGGGGAGCTGATACACCTTATACTCACCAATCCGACACCTTATGCAGACAAGCTTGAGCTTGAAAAGGACAAGCAGGGAAACATGCTCATACCCTACAGTGCAGTCATTGCATCAGGGGATTTCTTGGTAATTGCTGAAGAGGACATAATTTAA
- a CDS encoding tyrosine--tRNA ligase, giving the protein MDIENRLELIRQVGEEIVTEEEMRELLSSKKGFIAYDGFEPSGNVHIAQAIMRTININKMVEAGAKFKVLVADWHAWANNKLGGNLENIQTVGEYMIETWKACGLETAGVEFVWANELVKDEDYWKTVMKVAVNNTVKRVIRCSQIMGRSESDNLSASQIFYPCMQAADIFYLKADLCQLGVDQRKVNMLAREVGPKLGYWKPIIVSHHMLMGLGQPPLGKTAEEKATQMKMSKSNPDSAIFMTDSEEQIKAKIKKAYCPEKVVEENPTLEYCKYMIFEKFDAIRIERPEKYGGNIDIGSYAELEGLFTSGGLHPVDLKNAVASKLNEIISPVREHFVKNKKAAELKEKVSKILAK; this is encoded by the coding sequence ATGGATATCGAAAACAGGCTGGAACTGATAAGGCAAGTAGGGGAGGAAATAGTCACAGAAGAAGAGATGAGGGAACTGCTTTCTTCCAAAAAAGGGTTTATTGCCTATGACGGATTTGAGCCTTCGGGAAATGTGCACATTGCCCAGGCCATTATGAGGACAATCAACATCAACAAGATGGTTGAGGCAGGTGCAAAATTCAAGGTTCTTGTTGCTGACTGGCATGCATGGGCAAACAACAAGCTAGGAGGCAATCTGGAAAATATCCAAACCGTTGGAGAATATATGATAGAAACGTGGAAAGCGTGCGGCCTGGAGACTGCTGGCGTGGAATTTGTCTGGGCAAATGAGCTGGTGAAAGATGAGGATTACTGGAAGACTGTGATGAAGGTGGCTGTCAACAACACAGTGAAAAGGGTCATAAGGTGCTCCCAGATCATGGGCAGGAGCGAAAGCGACAACCTGAGCGCTTCCCAGATATTCTATCCCTGCATGCAGGCGGCTGACATTTTTTACCTGAAAGCAGACCTTTGCCAGCTCGGGGTGGACCAGAGAAAGGTCAATATGCTGGCCAGGGAAGTTGGCCCAAAGCTGGGCTATTGGAAGCCAATAATAGTGAGCCACCATATGCTGATGGGGTTGGGACAGCCTCCCCTGGGAAAAACTGCGGAGGAAAAGGCCACGCAGATGAAAATGTCAAAATCCAACCCTGATTCAGCGATTTTCATGACTGACTCTGAAGAGCAGATAAAGGCAAAAATAAAAAAGGCCTATTGCCCTGAAAAAGTTGTTGAGGAAAATCCCACATTGGAATACTGCAAATACATGATTTTTGAAAAATTTGATGCAATACGCATTGAAAGGCCTGAAAAATACGGCGGCAATATTGATATAGGCAGTTATGCTGAGCTAGAAGGGCTATTTACAAGTGGAGGGCTTCACCCTGTTGACCTGAAAAATGCCGTGGCATCAAAGCTAAACGAAATAATATCGCCTGTAAGGGAGCATTTTGTGAAAAATAAAAAAGCAGCTGAGCTCAAAGAAAAAGTCTCAAAGATACTGGCAAAATAA